One segment of Thermococcus sp. AM4 DNA contains the following:
- a CDS encoding DUF3213 domain-containing protein — translation MSEAVLNKKLVRLNLRFGDIDWERATVKQYELEKEEAVWRIFLNGYARNGFVVFDPSVLSEDKILEALEGLQPEVKSREELTVAELIERSMSWNNVMKNAKA, via the coding sequence ATGAGCGAGGCCGTACTCAACAAGAAGCTCGTGAGGCTCAACCTGAGGTTCGGTGATATCGACTGGGAGAGAGCAACCGTAAAGCAGTACGAGCTGGAGAAGGAGGAGGCAGTCTGGAGGATCTTCCTCAACGGCTACGCCAGGAACGGTTTCGTCGTTTTCGATCCCTCCGTTCTTTCAGAGGACAAGATACTCGAGGCCCTTGAGGGACTGCAACCCGAGGTAAAGTCCAGGGAGGAACTCACGGTCGCCGAGCTCATCGAGAGGAGCATGAGCTGGAACAACGTGATGAAAAACGCAAAGGCCTAG